Genomic segment of Amphibacillus xylanus NBRC 15112:
TGATCAGTTTTTTCTAATTGATTTTCAATTACATAGTAATCATTGCTTCCAGCATCTTTTACTAATATATCAGCAGAATATGGACCTACAGCTACTTCAGTACCTTCTACTTCAAGTTCTAGCCCCAGTGCTTTCCCTAACTCAGCAATATTCTCTTCTTTTGCCAACCATGGTGTAAAATCTAATGCTTCATGTGACCAGATTTCTCTAACATGTATCTTTTTTAATTTTCCCAAGTCAACTGACATGTTATCACCTCATACAAAAAATATCTCTCGATAATTTTTTAATGTTAAATATTCTATTTATGACTATTATACTATAAATTATAATTGGTACCTATTAGTCATCATAGAAAGGAAATTTGAATAAGGTCAAAAACGTATGTCCGATTCTTCTACTCCACTAATTTAAGCTAATGTAGTCATTAAACGGTATAAATACAAGTAATTTTATTTGGTATTTAATGAAAAACAATAAAACGTCAAACCGCTTGATGTATAAGCGATTTGACGTGATTTATCAGAGACTTCCTTTATCAAATTATTCATTATAACCCTCACTTACTATATCTATCATTCTTTCACCTTGCGCTAATAATTGATCATAGGTAATAATAGTTATTGAGTTTAGTCTACTATTTAGGCCATGTAAGGCTCTGTGTTTTTCTTTAGTCCAGTCATTGGAACGTCCTATTACAATAGTTGCTTTTGGATGGTATGCAACGATTTCCGGATGGTCTCTCAATCCTCTAGCTGCTTCTTCCTGAAATACATCTAAATATCTATGGCATTGACCTATTACTTTTGATACTTCAGAAGTAAAGTAGTAGTTATTATGAGAACTATCGTAATTTAACACTTCCATGTCAGGTCTTTTTAGTTCTACTAAGTCTCTATATCCTGTTATAACAGTAGGCAACATCAAATCAACTTTATCGGATGCGGAAATCGCTCTTACATCATCATTTACTACAAAAGAGTTTCCAAATGCCCAAGGGTGTTCCTCACACCATTGCTGATACTTTTGTTCATCTTTAATACCACTTTCTAGATATTGTCTTAATTGTGCAACTGCTGAACGTAGTTCCTGCAGGCGTATTGAGCTCCTAAAGGCCGTGATTAATTCATTACTTAATTCTTTATCTACTAAGTGTTTTGCAATTTCAGGTCTATTTAATACCCCTAAGATAGCTTGTGCAATTTCTTCCGGTCCATGATTACCAAATGAATGTTCCTCATTTGCTGGTTTTAAAATAATGTATTCTCCGTTCTCTTCCTGTTCAGATAATGCTAGAAACTTTTTCAAGCTACTATATAAAGAGAGAGTTGCTTCTGCATTTAGGCTTGTTGATTTTTCATCTACTAATAACCAATCCATAGGTGGTTTTCCCTTTGTTTGAGTTAATATCTTTACAGATAGCTCCTTACCTGAGCTCCTATCTATATAAAACGGAACTACTGTAACTTTTGTTCTAGATGATTGATGGATAACAACTGGTTTGGTATAGGATACGTTTCCAGATCTGGCCTCTTTAATTTCTAATAATTGTATATCTTTACCATCCACAAGAAATCATCCTTCCCCGATTAATGAAATAATTTAATGTTTTATGTATTGAAATAGTGAAATCATGATCATTTTTATAACCCACATCTTTATTTAGATATGTTTTCAATACTTCCTCTAGTAAATTATCATTAGCTGTAGAATTTAGTATTTGTATAGTTTGTTTAACAAAAAATTTTGGTCTTATTAGTAAATCCCTATACTTGTCTTAACTATGACTATATAACTCAATAGGAATACCTAAATCGATTATATTCCCTCCATATTTACTTTTCTATTCAAAATTATAACACAATATAGACTTTTTTCTTCCAATTACAAAACACTATGTAAACACTTTCGATAAAACTTCGAATACACTCGAAAAGTTGGTGGTAGAATAATTACTTCTCAATAAAATTAATTTCAAGTATTAACAGTATAATTCTTCGTTAATATTTTTGTGTAAAAAATGTGTAAAACGGTATAAAAACATACTATTTTCTACGATTTTTATCAAAAAAGAAAAACATACCCAAACGCTTGATATATCTGCGTTTGGGCATGTTTTCCAGTTTACTTATCGTATCCTATTTTTACTCAATGACGTCCCAGAAGAATTCCACATATCATCACAAAAAAAGAAACCCCCACTCCCTCAGAGTTTCTTTGTCATAACATTCCCCAAAATATATTTAGTTGAGCAGTTGCAAAGTATAATAGCATCCCTATGACCAGCACTTTACTAATCTGTTTTGGCGATTGATATAATACTACGATCGTAGCGATCCAAACTAAAAATTCGAGTGAATATTTAATATTAAAATACCAAAAGCCAAATGCAAATGCCTGTCTTGAAATAGCCACAATGATAAACGATGAAATTAAAGTAGCGATTACTCCTCGTCCTTTTGCATACCAACAGATAAAAGCTAACAGAGGTGAGATTAATGTCATCGCAATCCAAATCATCATATATGTTTTAGGGTAAAAGCCAGCGATTAGCACTGTATAGAGATAGTAACTGCCTACCATGCCGACAAAAAATATGAGTACATTTAACGCAGATCTGATTGGCGATTTACTATAAATCGCTATTACAACAGCAAGGAAAAGCCAAATCCCCATTCGTGAAAAAAAGTTCCTTAAATCCAATTGTTCTAGGAAGTAAGGTAATAGGTTACTTGCCGTTTCGTCTAGGAGCTTTGAAATCGTCCCTAAAATTACCCCTAACATAAATATCAAACTAGAATATAATATTTTTCTCGATCGTGGCATCTGCGTAGGTTTACGAATGTCATTTAAAAAATCTTTCATCTTAACTCTCCCAAACAAAATATATAACTCTATTTTTACCTCGTCACTCAACTATTTTTCTAAAATCACTTCTATCTCTGCAACTTTTTTCAACTGATTGATTCGGTCCGTCAAAGCCATTTGAATTTCAGTTTGTAATAATTGATTGTGTATATCAGTTCGAATCTCTTCTAGTGCTGGGGGATTTTCTAGCTGGTCTGCTAAAATATCATAAAACTCCTCAATTTCATCATTTGAAATTGCAATATCGTTGAATTCTTGCGTAATGTACAATTGCTGTAATAATGATTTTGCTAAAATTTCACGGAAAACGTCCTCAGTATATGGTAGCTGATCGAGTATTTGATAAAATTCCGCTTCAGACTCAAATTGAGCTTTTGTGTCTTCAAAAATTTCATCTACTTCTCGACTTGTGACAACAATCCCTTTGTCCTTCGCATCTTGAGCAAGTAAAGTATGGTTAATTAATTCACCCATCGCCTCATCATGTACTTCTGTTAAATCTTCTGGCAATGTTTCAGCTTGAACTAAGCGATTTTTCACTTCAAGATATGCTAAATTATAGCGATCACCATAAACCTCTTCACCATTTACGATTAACACTAGTTCAGTTTCATCAACTCGCTCATCATCTGAAACAATTTGTTCAACTTCAATTGGTTCCTCGGTCTCTTCAGGAACTTCAGCTACATCAGGAACCTCGACAATTTCAGTTGGTTCTTCTAGATCCTGCTTTTCTGCTTCTTTTTCCTCTTTATCACCACAAGCAACAAGTCCAATACATAAACTCATAATTATTAATAACGATACTTTGATCTGTTTCATCTCAGGTCCACATCCTCAATCATCTCATTCCAATTACTCTCAAACATTATATGTTAATTGAAGCATGTTTATCCGCTTGTTTCAAGATTAACACGATGCTTAAAATTATTTTTCCCCAAAAGAAAAAAACTGGCGATTGCCAGTTTCAAATAAATCAGTAACTTACTGAAGATTATGTTATCAAAACATACGACGTTTATTAACCAAAATTCGTTACCGTACTTCGGTTAATGTTGAAATTATTTTGTAATCTTAGGAAGTACTTTTGTTTCTTGAACCATTTCCGATTCACAAAGTGGACAAGCTGGTTTTTCATCAAATGAATAATCGACGCGCATCCAGCCAGCACATTCTTCATTTGTACATGACCAAATTTTTGTATCTACCTCTTCAACTGGTTCACGCCTATTATTGTAATAAGCCACCAAACCACCCCTTTCTTGGGTCCATAACACTATTATACGCCTCTTTTGAAAATAAAACAAAGGAGGAAACTAAATTAATTATTCATGATTAACTCTAAGCAAATCTCTATCTAGTAAAATGCTATCAAAAATAGCAAAGTATTCGTCTTGTCTTCAATTACTTTATATGGTTAAAAAATAGGTCTTTCGGTTCATGTATTTTTATTGAATCTATCATATAATGAAAACGGTTACAATTTTGGAATGTATATCTCTCCTTAAGAACTTGAATACTCAGATTCATGCTCTCAGAAGAGATAGCGTATTTTTCAAATTAGATTGTCCCCCTTATTGGCATCCAATCACTCGCAGAATTGGGTGCTCTTTTTTTTGCCGATTTTCACTGAGCATATCGCTTATTAATTTTTTCAATTATGTTATTCTAAAAGCAGATGATAGTAAAGGAGTGTTGTAAAGATGCAATATCGTAAAATTGGACAAACTGATCTTGACGTTTCTGTTATCGGTGTTGGCACCTGGCAATTCGGTGGCGAATGGGGTGTTAACTTCAGCCAAAATCAGGTTGATGAGATTTTAAATCAAGCTCGTGAAGAAGGGATTAATTTAATTGATACAGCTGAATGTTATGGTGATCACCTGTCTGAACGTTTAATCGGTGATTATTTAAAGCGACATCAGCGTGAGGATTGGATCGTGGCAACGAAATTCGGCCATCACTTCCATTCACCTTTCGAACGAACACGTCATGTCGATGCAGATGCTGTTTTGAAGCAACTAGACCGATCATTAAAGGCGCTTAATACTGATTATATTGATCTTTACCAATCTCATTCGTTAGAGGATGAGGAATTTAATAATGATGATCTATGGACGATGCTTGATAAGCAAAAGCAAGCGGGGAAAATTCGTTACTTAGGACTATCATTACAAAATGATGCAAGTATTCATCAAACAAATATGGCTAAAGAAGTCGGTGCTGATGCTCTACAGCTTGTTTACAATCGTTTGACGCAATCACCGGAGGAAGAAATTTTTCCAATTGCTCAAAAAGATCAGCTCGGAATTTTAGCTCGCGTTCCACTTGCAAGTGGCTATTTAAGTGGAAAATATAAGCCTGGTGCACAGTTTAGCTCAAACGACGTGCGCTCTCGTTATGATAAAGCTGAACAACAAGCGATGTTAGAAAAAGTTGAGCAGATTAAACGTGAAGAGGTTCCGGCTGGTGTACCGATGGCAACATGGGCGCTTGCTTGGTGTCTACAGCACCCCGCAGTTACAACAGTTATCCCAGGCTGTAAATCAAAAGAACAAGTGATCAGCAACGCAGCAGCTGTTAAATTAGATCTTGTATCGCCTGACCATCCTCAATTTGTTAAGTAAACAATAAAGAGGTTAAAGAAAACTAATCAAAAATGGCTAAGAACAAATAATTTATTGTTCGAAGCCATTTTTTTGTCTATTTCTATTTTTATCTTTTGAGAAATATATTCAAGTTTTACGAAATACATACAAGTTTGCGAAAATGCACACAAGTTTTGCGAAATGCACACAAGTTTGCAGAAATACACACAAGTTTGCGTAAATACACACAAGTTCATGAAAATGCACACAAGTTCGCGAAAATACACACAAGTTTCGAGAAATACACACAAGTTTCCGGAAATGCACACAACTTTTCGAAAATACACACAAGTTTGCGTAAATACACACAAGTTCCCGGAAATGCACACAAGTTCGCGAAAATACACACAAGTTTGCAGAAATACACACAAGTTCCCGGAAATGCACTCAGCTTCGCGAAAATACACTCAACTTCATCTTTTATAACAGAAAAATGTAGTGGAACTTATTTTGATTGAAAAATATTTAAAGCCGTTGAAATTTTACTTTATGTAAAAATCCAACGGCTTCTTTTTCGTTATTTATATTGTCTTGTTGCGGCGACTGCTTTTTTCCAGCCTTGGTAAAGCTCTTGTCGTTTTGCTTCACTCATCTTCGCTTCAAACAAATGCTCTCGTTCCCAGTGTGATGCAATTTCATTGATGTCTTGCCAAAAGCCTACTGCTAAGCCAGCTAAATATGCTGCGCCTATTGCGGTCGTTTCATTAATAATTGGTCTTTCGACTGGCACATTTAAAATGTCACTTTGAAATTGCATTAGGAAGTTATTTTTAACAGCGCCACCATCAACGCGTAGCTGTTTAACCTTGATTCCAGAGTCTTGCTCCATCGTTTCGAGCACATCTTTACTTTGGTATGCGATTGATTCTAATGTTGCACGTGCGATATGTTCCCTTGTTGTTCCTCGCGTAATGCCAAACATTGCACCTCTTGCATCACTGTCCCAATACGGTGTGCCTAATCCAACGAATGCAGGGACAAAATAGACGCCTTCTGTTGATTCGACTGCAGTGGCAAGGGGTTCGCTATCCTTTGCATTTTCTAACATTTTTAGTCCATCTCTCAACCATTGAACAGCAGATCCGGCAACGAATACACTACCTTCAAGAGCATATGTAATCTCTCCATTTAATCCCCATGCAATTGTCGTGAGTAGACCATTTTTTGATTGAATTGCTTTTTTACCAGTTGGCATCAGCATAAAGCAACCTGTACCGTATGTGTTTTTTACCATACCTGTTTCAAAGCATGCTTGTCCAAACAATGCGGCTTGTTGGTCACCAGCAGCTCCAGCGATTGGCGTTTCTTGACCGAAAAAGTGATAGTCCACTGTCGAGCCGTAAATCTCTGATGAAGGACGGACCTGTGGTAATAGACTTGCTGGAATATTGAGTAAATCTAGTAATTCCTCGTCCCACTTTAGTTCATGGATATTAAATAGCATTGTTCGTGATGCGTTTGAGTAGTCAGTTATATGTAGCTTACCGCCTGATAGTTTATAAATTAACCAAGTTTCGATCGTTCCAAACTGAAGCTCACCACGTTCAGCCTTGTCACGTGCTCCTTCAACGTGGTCTAGTAACCATTTTATTTTTGTCGCAGAAAAGTAAGGATCAATGACTAGTCCCGTCTTGTCCTTGATCATCTGTTCATGTCCAGCTGCTCTTAGCTCCTGACAAATCGCTTCTGTTTGACGTGATTGCCAAACAAGCGCATGGTATATTGGTTTACCTGTATCACGTTCCCAAATGACCGTCGTCTCTCGTTGATTGGCGATTCCAATACTTGCGACTTCGCGGGCATGGACATCAGCTTTTCTTAATGCATCAGCCATTACCGCTAATACAGACGTCCAGATTTCGTTTGCATCGTGTTCAACCCAACCAGGCTGTGGGAAAAACTGTTCAAACTCACGTTGAGCTGTTGCGACAATTTCGCCCTTTTTATTGACAAGAAATGCTCGCGTACTTGTCGTTCCTTGATCGATTGTTAGAATATATTTCTTCTCCATTATAAAAAAAGCCCCTTTCTAAAAAAAATACCCATACCTGTTCGAATAGGTACGGGCCAATACTTGCGAAGGGATGCAGCTCGCTTGCTACTTCTCTATCATAACTAATTTTGTAAGCGTTATCAATAGTATTTTCTAACTTTTTGCGATATTTTTCTACTTTTCCTCGACATTGATACCGAGTTGGTATATATTTATCTAATATTATTTAAAATTTATATCAAAATTAGATTAGAACGCGATTATTCAGATAATTTTCTGATTTTTACTGTTAATAAATATATATTTTCATGATATGATACATTTATACCTTTTGAAAAAGGCATTTATCAAACATTTAAAGATCGTCAGAAAACGCTGTAATCATTGTTAAATAAGGCTTTATATCGTTAAAATCTTTGAAAGGAAGTGAATTTATGCAACAATTTGATTTGCAATTAAGTAACATTACACTGAATCATGATGTAGAATATCTCAATGATATTCTTGACGGTGTGTTACGACAAGAAGGTGGAGAAGAGCTTCTAAATACCTTCAAACATTTCCGAAATTTATCAAAAGCATTACGTGATGATGAAACGACAAACAACTTTGACCTATTAAATAAAGAGATTAAGAAACTTGATTCACGTCTAAGAGAGAAAATTATTCGTGCTTTTTCGGTAAATTTACAACTTTACAATATAGCTGAACAGAATTATCGCATTAGACGTAGACGTTATTATCAAATGCAAGATGATACAGTCATTCAGCCTCGTTCACTAGAAGAAGGTGTCAACCAATTATTCGATAATAATATTTCAATTGAACAGGTTGAAAGTGCGTTAGAGAAATTATCGTTAGAGCTTGTGATTACAGCACACCCAACAGAAGCGACGCGACGCACAATGTTACGTATTCATCAGAAAATCGCAGAACTACTCAAGCAACGTGAGTACTCTTATACACGTTATGACAAAAAGGTAATTAGAGAAAAGATTGAAACTGAGATTACAATTCTCTGGCAAACAGCGGAAATCAGAGAGAAAAAGCCTTCTGTTATGAAGGAAGTCTCAAATGGGCTTTACTACTTTGAAAAAGTTTTATTCGATGTCTTACCACTTATTCATCAAGATTTAGAGGACTTATTAGAAGATAAATATAATCATCGTTTTCATGTGCCTTCATTCTTACGTTTTGGATCTTGGATTGGTGGAGACAGAGATGGTAACCCATTTGTAACAGCGGAAACGACGATGCAAACATTAAGAGAACATCGTAAGCTTGTCCTATCAAAATATATTGAATCAATTACAAAATTACGTGAAAAACTAAGTCAATCGACTAAGAAAGTAAATGTTAGTGGTGCACTTGTTAAGTCTATTGCAGATGACCAAGCTGAGTTAAATTACAATGGTTGGCATAAAGAAGATGAAGTGTACCGAGTAAAACTTGGTCTGATTTTACGTCGATTAAGATTGACCTCTTTCGAGGATGAAGCTGGTTATCGAGATTCACATGCATTACTTGATGATCTATTACTCATTCAAGAAAGCCTTGAAATGCACCATCCAAAGAGCAATCCAATTAAACTACTTAGAAAAGTCATTCGTCAAGTTGAATTATTCGGTTTCCACTTAGCAACCTTAGATATTAGAAACCATAGTGGTGAGCATGAAAATACAATTGCAGAGATTTTCCGATTAGTCGGAATTGCAAAAGATTACAAGTCATTAGACGAAGAAGAGAAAATTTCAACGCTGATCTCAGTATTAGAAGATCCTCGTCCACTGATTTCTATCTATGATGAATTCTCACCAGAAGCCCAAGAAATGATTGAAACATTCCGAACGATTAAAGTAGCGAAAGATAAATTTGGCGAACGTGCAATTGAAGTTTATCTTGTTAGTATGACGACTTCCGTCAGTGACGTATTAGAAGTCCTCGTCTTAGCAAAAGAAGTCGGGCTCTATCGTGTATATCCAAATGGACGCGTAAGAAGTCGCATTCATGTTGCTCCATTATTAGAGACAATTGACGATCTGAAGTTTGGACCAACGCTAATTAAACGTCTATTCGACATTCCACTGTATCGTAAGCATATTGAAGCACGTGGTGATTTACAAGAAGTTATGCTTGGATATTCAGATGGTAGTAAGGATGGCGGTAACATCACAGCTAACTGGGAGCTATTTAAAGCACAAGAGGAAATCCATTCTATTGCTGCTGAGTATGGGGTTAAACTGAAATATTTCCATGGTCGTGGTGGCTCATTAGGCCGTGGTGGTGGACCGCTTTACTCAAGTATTTTATCTCAACCAGTAATCACACTTGGTGATGGTGTTAAAATTACCGAGCAAGGTGAAGTATTATCATCACGCTACCTGCTTTCTGATATTGCATACAGAAGTTTAGAGCAAGCAACATCAGTAATGCTGACTTCTATCGGTGGCATTATGCAAACTGATAAGCAAGAACTCATGCCAACTGAAGAAGCATATCAAGCA
This window contains:
- the ppc gene encoding phosphoenolpyruvate carboxylase codes for the protein MQQFDLQLSNITLNHDVEYLNDILDGVLRQEGGEELLNTFKHFRNLSKALRDDETTNNFDLLNKEIKKLDSRLREKIIRAFSVNLQLYNIAEQNYRIRRRRYYQMQDDTVIQPRSLEEGVNQLFDNNISIEQVESALEKLSLELVITAHPTEATRRTMLRIHQKIAELLKQREYSYTRYDKKVIREKIETEITILWQTAEIREKKPSVMKEVSNGLYYFEKVLFDVLPLIHQDLEDLLEDKYNHRFHVPSFLRFGSWIGGDRDGNPFVTAETTMQTLREHRKLVLSKYIESITKLREKLSQSTKKVNVSGALVKSIADDQAELNYNGWHKEDEVYRVKLGLILRRLRLTSFEDEAGYRDSHALLDDLLLIQESLEMHHPKSNPIKLLRKVIRQVELFGFHLATLDIRNHSGEHENTIAEIFRLVGIAKDYKSLDEEEKISTLISVLEDPRPLISIYDEFSPEAQEMIETFRTIKVAKDKFGERAIEVYLVSMTTSVSDVLEVLVLAKEVGLYRVYPNGRVRSRIHVAPLLETIDDLKFGPTLIKRLFDIPLYRKHIEARGDLQEVMLGYSDGSKDGGNITANWELFKAQEEIHSIAAEYGVKLKYFHGRGGSLGRGGGPLYSSILSQPVITLGDGVKITEQGEVLSSRYLLSDIAYRSLEQATSVMLTSIGGIMQTDKQELMPTEEAYQALSYASDVAFKKYQDLVFGDPDFLTYFNQGTPLNELGELNIGSRPMKRKGSEKFEDLRAIPWVFAWTQARQLIPAWYATGTGLQAYLDKTNNIELYREMYAHWPFFQATVNNLQMALTKADLDIAEVYIEMIGDCEVAKRIFGQIKEEYDLTKKIVLEITQQEELMDHQPNIKESVRLRNPLVDPLNLIQVQLLNQLRLLDDEDQAYTQLLEEVLLTINGIAAGLRNTG
- the glpK gene encoding glycerol kinase GlpK — translated: MEKKYILTIDQGTTSTRAFLVNKKGEIVATAQREFEQFFPQPGWVEHDANEIWTSVLAVMADALRKADVHAREVASIGIANQRETTVIWERDTGKPIYHALVWQSRQTEAICQELRAAGHEQMIKDKTGLVIDPYFSATKIKWLLDHVEGARDKAERGELQFGTIETWLIYKLSGGKLHITDYSNASRTMLFNIHELKWDEELLDLLNIPASLLPQVRPSSEIYGSTVDYHFFGQETPIAGAAGDQQAALFGQACFETGMVKNTYGTGCFMLMPTGKKAIQSKNGLLTTIAWGLNGEITYALEGSVFVAGSAVQWLRDGLKMLENAKDSEPLATAVESTEGVYFVPAFVGLGTPYWDSDARGAMFGITRGTTREHIARATLESIAYQSKDVLETMEQDSGIKVKQLRVDGGAVKNNFLMQFQSDILNVPVERPIINETTAIGAAYLAGLAVGFWQDINEIASHWEREHLFEAKMSEAKRQELYQGWKKAVAATRQYK
- a CDS encoding aldo/keto reductase codes for the protein MQYRKIGQTDLDVSVIGVGTWQFGGEWGVNFSQNQVDEILNQAREEGINLIDTAECYGDHLSERLIGDYLKRHQREDWIVATKFGHHFHSPFERTRHVDADAVLKQLDRSLKALNTDYIDLYQSHSLEDEEFNNDDLWTMLDKQKQAGKIRYLGLSLQNDASIHQTNMAKEVGADALQLVYNRLTQSPEEEIFPIAQKDQLGILARVPLASGYLSGKYKPGAQFSSNDVRSRYDKAEQQAMLEKVEQIKREEVPAGVPMATWALAWCLQHPAVTTVIPGCKSKEQVISNAAAVKLDLVSPDHPQFVK
- a CDS encoding SurA N-terminal domain-containing protein, whose protein sequence is MKQIKVSLLIIMSLCIGLVACGDKEEKEAEKQDLEEPTEIVEVPDVAEVPEETEEPIEVEQIVSDDERVDETELVLIVNGEEVYGDRYNLAYLEVKNRLVQAETLPEDLTEVHDEAMGELINHTLLAQDAKDKGIVVTSREVDEIFEDTKAQFESEAEFYQILDQLPYTEDVFREILAKSLLQQLYITQEFNDIAISNDEIEEFYDILADQLENPPALEEIRTDIHNQLLQTEIQMALTDRINQLKKVAEIEVILEK
- a CDS encoding Shedu anti-phage system protein SduA domain-containing protein, with translation MDGKDIQLLEIKEARSGNVSYTKPVVIHQSSRTKVTVVPFYIDRSSGKELSVKILTQTKGKPPMDWLLVDEKSTSLNAEATLSLYSSLKKFLALSEQEENGEYIILKPANEEHSFGNHGPEEIAQAILGVLNRPEIAKHLVDKELSNELITAFRSSIRLQELRSAVAQLRQYLESGIKDEQKYQQWCEEHPWAFGNSFVVNDDVRAISASDKVDLMLPTVITGYRDLVELKRPDMEVLNYDSSHNNYYFTSEVSKVIGQCHRYLDVFQEEAARGLRDHPEIVAYHPKATIVIGRSNDWTKEKHRALHGLNSRLNSITIITYDQLLAQGERMIDIVSEGYNE
- a CDS encoding cold-shock protein; protein product: MAYYNNRREPVEEVDTKIWSCTNEECAGWMRVDYSFDEKPACPLCESEMVQETKVLPKITK
- a CDS encoding DUF6518 family protein, which gives rise to MKDFLNDIRKPTQMPRSRKILYSSLIFMLGVILGTISKLLDETASNLLPYFLEQLDLRNFFSRMGIWLFLAVVIAIYSKSPIRSALNVLIFFVGMVGSYYLYTVLIAGFYPKTYMMIWIAMTLISPLLAFICWYAKGRGVIATLISSFIIVAISRQAFAFGFWYFNIKYSLEFLVWIATIVVLYQSPKQISKVLVIGMLLYFATAQLNIFWGML